A window of Balearica regulorum gibbericeps isolate bBalReg1 chromosome Z, bBalReg1.pri, whole genome shotgun sequence contains these coding sequences:
- the LOC104638485 gene encoding thioredoxin, with the protein MVKSVGSLSEFEAELVSAGGKLVVVDFSATWCGPCKMIKPFFHSLCEKYGDVVFIEIDVDDAQDVAAHCDVKCMPTFQFYKNGKKVQEFSGANKEKLEETIKSLV; encoded by the exons ATGGTGAAGAGCGTGGGTAGCCTG tctGAATTTGAGGCAGAACTGGTATCTGCTGGTGGGAAGCTCGTAGTGGTTGACTTCTCTGCCACCTGGTGTGGACCATGCAAGATGATCAAGCCTTTCTTCCAT AGTTTGTGTGAGAAGTATGGTGATGTGGTGTTCATCGAAATTGATGTGGATGATGCCCAG GACGTTGCTGCACACTGTGATGTGAAATGCATGCCAACGTTCCAGTTCTACAAGAATGGGAAGAAG GTGCAGGAGTTCTCTGGGGCCAATAAAGAAAAGTTGGAAGAGACCATTAAAAGTCTGGTCTAA
- the PTGR1 gene encoding prostaglandin reductase 1, with translation MSSPAPLGISLTGAFWLCCLLCRMVTAKVWVLKKHFEGFPKTSDFELKKIDLPNLKDRELLLESVFLSVDPYMRPYSQRDMKEGDIMIGTQVARVVESKNPAFTVGAFVVARSGWRTHFISDGKNLQLLSSSWPESLPKSLALGTVGMPGLTAYFGLLEVCKMKPGETVLVNAAAGAVGSVVGQLAKIGGCKVVGCAGSDDKVAYLKKIGFDEAFNYKTVTSLDEALHKASPDGYDCFFDNVGGEFASIAINHMKKYGRIAVCGAISQYNDSVPQKGSYVQVPMIFKELRMEGFIVTRWNNRWDEGLKALLKWVVEGKVKCHEHVTEGFENMPMAFIGMLKGENLGKAIVKV, from the exons ATGAGCAGCCCAGCACCATTGGGCATCTCTTTGACAGGAGCTTTTTGGCTGTGCTGTTTGTTGTGCAGGATGGTGACTGCCAAGGTGTGGGTTCTGAAGAAGCATTTTGAGGGTTTTCCCAAAACCAGCGACTTCGAACTGAAAAAGATAGACTTGCCAAACCTAAAGGATAGAG AGTTGCTGCTCGAATCAGTGTTTCTCAGTGTTGATCCTTACATGAG ACCTTACAGTCAAAGGGACATGAAGGAAGGGGACATAATGATAGGCACACAGGTTGCCAG GGTTGTAGAAAGCAAAAATCCTGCTTTCACAGTGGGGGCCTTTGTCGTGGCTAGAAGTGGCTGGAGAACTCATTTCATCTCTGATGGGAAAAACCTACAGCTCCTTTCTTCAAGCTGGCCAGAATCACTCCCCAAATCTCTGGCTCTTGGGACAGTTGGCATGCCAGG CCTCACTGCGTATTTTGGTCTGCTGGAGGTCTGCAAGATGAAGCCAGGAGAGACGGTGCTGGTTAATGCCGCAGCTGGCGCTGTGGGCTCTGTGGTGGGGCAGCTCGCTAAAATTGGG GGTTGCAAAGTGGTTGGCTGTGCTGGCTCAGATGACAAGGTTGCCTATCTGAAGAAAATAGGCTTTGATGAAGCCTTTAATTACAAGACCGTTACATCTTTGGATGAAGCACTGCATAAAGCCTCTCCTGATGGCTACGACTGTTTCTTTGACAAT GTGGGTGGAGAATTTGCCAGTATTGCTATCAACCACATGAAAAAATATGGAAGGATTGCAGTCTGTGGAGCCATCTCTCAGTACAATGACTCCGTGCCTCAGAAAG GATCTTACGTTCAAGTTCCAATGATCTTCAAAGAGCTTCGAATGGAAGGGTTTATTGTGACCCGCTGGAATAACCGCTGGGACGAAGGTCTGAAGGCACTGCTAAAATGGGTCGTGGAG GGAAAAGTGAAGTGCCATGAACACGTCACTGAAGGATTTGAGAACATGCCAATGGCTTTCATTGGAATGCTAAAGGGAGAAAATCTTGGAAAAGCCATTGTAAAAGTCTGA